A genomic stretch from Corynebacterium sp. 21KM1197 includes:
- the dapC gene encoding succinyldiaminopimelate transaminase codes for MTRTPLGNTLPDFPWDSLAPAKKKATEHPEGIVNLSVGSPVDEVAPGIQLALAEAAAHPGYPQTIGTPELRKAMVTSAARRYGITDLTESGVLPVVGTKEAIAWLPTALGLGRGDTVVIPELAYPTYEVGARLAGCATVRTDSTVALGPQTPSLFFLNSPSNPTGRVLGVEHLRKVVQWARERDVIVASDECYLGLGWDDDRQPLSLLHPEVCGGDHRNLLVIHSLSKTSNLAGYRAGFLAGDEQLIAELTLVRKHAGLMVPYPIQAAMTAALDEDTQEQVQKLRYASRRATLLRALTDAGFSIEHSEAGLYLWATRGEDCWETVDWFAQHGILVAPGSFYGPAGQRHVRVSLTATDERIDAAASRLSRLGA; via the coding sequence ATGACCCGCACCCCGTTGGGAAACACCCTCCCCGATTTCCCTTGGGACTCCCTGGCCCCCGCCAAAAAGAAAGCCACCGAGCATCCCGAGGGAATCGTGAACCTCTCCGTGGGATCCCCCGTGGACGAGGTGGCGCCGGGGATTCAACTGGCCCTGGCGGAGGCGGCGGCCCATCCGGGTTACCCCCAGACCATCGGAACCCCGGAGCTACGGAAAGCGATGGTGACTTCCGCCGCGCGCAGGTACGGGATCACCGACCTGACGGAATCCGGGGTGCTCCCGGTGGTGGGCACCAAGGAGGCCATCGCCTGGCTACCCACGGCCCTAGGCCTGGGGCGGGGGGATACGGTGGTGATCCCGGAGTTGGCGTACCCCACCTACGAGGTGGGCGCGCGCCTGGCGGGGTGTGCCACCGTGCGCACCGATTCCACGGTGGCACTGGGCCCCCAAACGCCGAGCCTGTTCTTCCTGAACTCGCCCTCCAATCCCACCGGGCGGGTGCTGGGCGTGGAACACCTGCGCAAGGTGGTGCAGTGGGCGCGCGAGCGCGACGTGATCGTGGCCTCCGACGAATGCTACCTGGGCCTGGGCTGGGACGACGATCGCCAACCGCTCTCCCTGCTTCATCCCGAGGTCTGCGGCGGCGACCACCGCAACCTGCTGGTGATCCACTCTCTTTCCAAGACCTCTAACCTCGCCGGTTATCGCGCGGGCTTCCTGGCCGGTGATGAACAACTTATCGCGGAACTCACCCTCGTACGCAAGCACGCCGGGCTCATGGTGCCCTATCCCATTCAGGCCGCCATGACCGCCGCCCTGGACGAGGACACCCAGGAGCAGGTGCAAAAATTGCGCTACGCCTCCCGCCGCGCCACGCTGCTGCGCGCGCTGACCGACGCCGGTTTTAGCATCGAGCACTCCGAGGCCGGACTCTACCTCTGGGCCACCCGTGGGGAGGATTGCTGGGAGACCGTGGACTGGTTTGCCCAGCACGGAATCCTCGTGGCCCCCGGGTCCTTCTATGGCCCGGCGGGGCAGCGGCACGTGCGGGTTTCCCTCACCGCCACCGATGAGCGTATCGACGCCGCTGCGTCCAGGTTGTCCAGGCTAGGTGCTTAA
- the mshB gene encoding N-acetyl-1-D-myo-inositol-2-amino-2-deoxy-alpha-D-glucopyranoside deacetylase, with protein MTRNLRGKSVVAVHAHPDDEAIWTGGALARLAGLGAEVTVVTCTLGEQGEVIGEPYAHLVAERADQLGGFRIAEWRESLERLGVRGVFLGGAGKYRDSGMAGTPAAEHPRAFASSGEEAVVDLAGIFERLRPDLVLTYGPDGGYGHPDHIRAHEITHAAVQKVWGALAESRPDSAPVVSEPAGERRAEVPGILWAVTLESELQAGLGAIESIPQGWRRARPGEIACVPEADLAIEMTPGEAAAKIAAMRAHATQLWLADGSVSATNPHAAYATLRHPGPAAGVFALSNLIAQPVTWREHYAVGQGSAEIDGERWWEVRPGE; from the coding sequence TTGACGAGGAATCTGCGGGGAAAGAGCGTGGTGGCCGTGCACGCCCACCCGGACGACGAGGCGATCTGGACGGGCGGTGCCCTGGCCCGATTGGCGGGCCTGGGCGCGGAGGTCACCGTGGTCACCTGCACGCTGGGGGAGCAGGGCGAGGTAATCGGGGAGCCGTATGCGCACCTGGTGGCCGAGCGGGCCGATCAACTGGGCGGGTTCCGCATCGCCGAGTGGCGGGAATCCCTGGAGCGCCTGGGCGTGCGGGGAGTGTTTTTGGGCGGGGCCGGAAAATACCGCGACTCCGGCATGGCCGGCACCCCGGCTGCCGAGCACCCGCGCGCCTTTGCTTCCTCCGGGGAGGAGGCCGTGGTGGATCTTGCGGGGATATTCGAGCGGCTGCGCCCCGACCTGGTGCTGACCTACGGGCCGGACGGTGGTTACGGGCACCCGGATCACATCCGGGCTCACGAGATCACGCACGCGGCGGTGCAGAAGGTGTGGGGTGCTTTGGCGGAGTCGCGGCCGGATTCTGCGCCGGTGGTGTCTGAGCCGGCGGGGGAGCGGCGCGCCGAGGTCCCCGGAATCCTCTGGGCCGTGACGCTGGAATCGGAATTGCAGGCGGGCCTTGGTGCCATCGAATCCATACCGCAGGGCTGGCGCAGGGCGCGGCCCGGGGAGATCGCCTGCGTGCCGGAGGCGGACCTCGCCATAGAGATGACCCCCGGAGAGGCCGCCGCCAAGATCGCCGCCATGCGCGCGCACGCCACTCAGCTATGGCTTGCCGATGGCTCCGTGAGCGCCACCAACCCCCACGCGGCCTATGCCACGCTGCGCCACCCCGGCCCCGCCGCAGGGGTCTTTGCGCTCTCCAACCTCATCGCGCAGCCCGTGACCTGGCGGGAACACTACGCGGTGGGGCAGGGCAGCGCGGAGATCGACGGCGAACGCTGGTGGGAGGTGCGTCCGGGTGAATAA
- the fdxA gene encoding ferredoxin, which produces MTYTIAQPCVDVMDRACVEECPVDCIYEGKRSLYIHPDECVDCGACEPACPVEAIFYEDDVPDEWLDYNDANAAFFDDLGSPGGAQKLGPQDFDPPLIANLPPQSE; this is translated from the coding sequence ATGACTTATACAATCGCACAGCCCTGTGTGGACGTCATGGATCGCGCCTGCGTGGAGGAGTGCCCGGTGGATTGCATCTACGAGGGCAAGCGCTCCCTGTATATCCACCCCGATGAGTGCGTCGATTGCGGTGCCTGCGAGCCCGCCTGCCCGGTGGAAGCCATCTTCTACGAGGACGATGTGCCCGACGAATGGTTGGACTATAACGACGCCAACGCCGCCTTTTTTGATGACCTCGGCTCTCCGGGCGGGGCACAAAAACTCGGCCCCCAGGACTTTGATCCGCCGCTGATTGCCAACCTCCCGCCACAATCCGAATAA